Part of the Plodia interpunctella isolate USDA-ARS_2022_Savannah chromosome 13, ilPloInte3.2, whole genome shotgun sequence genome, ATTTAGTCTGTTTTCAGAGTATTTAGACAGCTAAATAAACTCTAAACTGTATTATTTCCttatagaatttaattaaaagtaaaaatgcaCTATCACATTTTTCCATAATCATTGTCCCAATTAAATGATACTTTATTCTTATTTGCAGGAAGAGTTTGTTAAATTAGCAGCTCAGATAAATACCACCAAGCGATTGTTGGAGGAGCTCAAACTGGAAGAAGGAGAGTTAATAGACCCCAAAGCAGAGAAACTCAAGTATGATTGTTGTTTTTTCAAgcttttgtttagtttcacctgtcctaCAGAGCTAAAACTTTCCATATCACTttagtttccatgacaatgcattatttattataataagtatgacCTGATTGTGCATCCAGAATCGGCCCTATATGAGGGCACTCCtaaacggtttacagcacattttttttttctttaaataaagtatttcaaACTAACTTCACAAGTATTTCTCTCACTAGTTTCTGCAATTAGGTTCTCTTGACTGGGTCCATTCTGCAGCTTAGTCTCGCCAGCCTTCAGGAAGCACCAATAATGGTGTGCAGCAGGCATGGATAcctacacactggttgactattTAGCTCTCTAGTATCTGTATGCGGGTACTTGCCATTTGATATCAATAGATAGTTGTATTGGTCTTGTTAGATTCCTTCCTTTTTTTTTGCCGTAATGTCCCACAGTTTGCACAGACCTCTCCTCTCATCTACTTCTGCATCTATCCCTATCCGTTGCATTACGTGTTTACAAGTCTTGATCCCAAGGAACTCTTGTTGAACACCGGCATGACACTCCATGAGGATGACCTCGACATGTTTCCAGGGACATCTTGGCTGCTAAAGCACAAAAGAAGGGTGAGGCCGTGGTGACCACACGTCTGAAGCTCAAACCTGAAGTGAATCTAGCGCAGACCACCAGAATAGCACAGCTAGAACACAGGTATGCATGAGTACaataaaactacttaatacaattacaataaaattacaataaaactaatgGCTTAGATATCTTTGGCAAGACAAGAGAATTCCGAAATTCTATAATTAAGCTGTTCCCCTAGAATTTGCtttacaattgttttattttctcgtaataattttattagttaatttatgtGAATGTATCTGAGTACTAATACATGGCTCATTTTAGATGATCATGCTGTGTACATTAAATTTGGCCACTGTACTTGTGCAGCAATGTATAGCGCTGaagaataaaaatgcaaaattgtaatttgtctgtatgtctattttaataaataaataagttgttattttgatagctatttattgaaaaagatTGGCTGAAAAACCCCTGTTGTTTCCAGCCAAGAGGAAACAGCAGCGCCCTCAGTTATTTTCAACTGTTGATAGACGAACTGTACTTGTTTTTAGGTTACATAAATTAGAACAGGCGGCTGGTGTGAAAGATGAGGACGCCTTTAGAAGACTACAGGCAGCTACTGGACaagtatgtttatattttgtcccTTTCTTTCGTCTGGGCATCTTGATTCTTTTCTTAGTCAGGGCGTCTTTATAAACTTTAGcttattactttttcaaaatctattaCAAACTTATATTTGTAGTTCGTTTCATACAAAATGAGTTCGTACACCCGCAAATGTATGTTGGTCAACAGATTACAGCTTTTCTTGTTTGTCGTCTGGTCTCAAGTTTGACTCGCACTTgacatgtttttgttattcttattttaaaaataatttcagcaGTTGTGTTGTGAGTTTTTATCTACAAGATTTCGATGgctttttgttaattttaacacGATGATAACTATTGCACGCACACTTTAGTTTTACTTGTAttagtaaaatgtttgttggATGTGTGTATGCAATGCAACAAAGCTTATTCTATTCTATGACGTCCATGCTAGGCGACGCTATGCGGCCCACCACAGACACAGTTTTCAGTTCAATACAACTTTTGCTAATTTAACTCAACTATGTCCATGCTAGGCGACGCTATGCGGCGCGGCGCGGACGCTGGCCGCGCAGACGTCACTGCTGCGCGCGAGCGAGGTGTCTGCGGCGGAGGCGCGTGTGACCGCATTACTCGCCAACGTGGACGCGCTCAAGGCCGCCGTCAGACCTAACAATCCTGACTTAGACGCTAAGGTATATACTAATATGTCAAAAACTTGAATGTACGTACCAGGGACCGGACAAGCCGTTCGTTTGCTTAATCCAATGACTATCCCATATGGTGAGGCTAACCCTTTCAAAGCATTTCCTATATGATATGGCTAAATCTTTCGAAGGGGTAACCCGTTCGTTATAGCGCTTACCCTGTTTGGCTTTCCCCTTCAATGCCTGCGGGGGGAGAGGGggtgtagttttcatcacaCCCCGCTCCTGTGCAAATTTGCGTAGCTCCGTATGTGAAGAGCCTAAAAGACACGAAACGACACATTGAATCGTGTAAATAATAACGCAACGCTTTACCGCACGCGCttagtaggtatttgttgtgcattgcaatttattcaaattaataccGTATGGCCTGAGCTTGAAGCATAAATTAGCCTGCTATCTGAACGGGTAACTCCTTCGTATGACTTACGCTAAAGAAAGGGTTTTGTAGTCGTTGATATAGCGCTTACCAAAGCAAATTGAACGGGTTACAGCACCGAACGGCTTTCGAAAGCAAACCCATTCCAAAAACCCCTTCAAAACCCGTGAAAGGGATAGCGGTCCGGTCCCTGGTACTCTATTAAGTTTGTGAATTTACTGAAAATGTACTACAGTGACAGTTTCAGGTAGAATAGTAACCTGGAATAAGATATATGGATAAATAGTATGAGCCAAGATAGAATGCTTTAGGTACAATGTGAAGGGATGGGTTCTAATTACTGCAAATACAGCCGGGAGCCAAGGACTTAACATGCCTTCTGAAACATCTAGAAACCCGagatataatacaataaaaaaataatttattacacaaaacaaaatgtactAACACACATAGCATGACAtgatttaaatacatatataaagaGAGATAATATGTTTTGCTCACCCATCCCATGACCGACCATTGCAAAGATGCTTAACCTCCACAATCTCGGGTAGAAGCGCGATCCACTGTCCCACTATTCCAGCTCAATCGACATTTACAACAAATTGTACCGCTTTCCTTAGATAACaaaacgaatttattttaggCACGCACCTGCCGCAAAAAAGGATGCACGTATTTGAAAGAAAGGGAAGGCCGTGCTGcttctctttcttttgtatACCTGCATCCTATTCTTTTGTCCCTTAAATCGATGTATGTGTTGCCAGCATTAGATACAAAGCAATATTAAATGtgctgtaaaattattaaaagtttatttttttcaggtcaatgaattatataaatttatgaaagaAATAGATGGGTTTTCGCATACAGAATTATTGGAACGGATGGAGACGTTGGAAGCGCTTCATCATCAAGGTAATTccatgtttttaataaaagctctctctctctctcgtcaTCGCGAGTTCGGAGCTGTGAAGCCCCAAAAGCCGTAAAAATTAACCATTAAATTTCGAAGATTACGACGTGATTTTACAACATGCCGCCTGCCTGAtgttaaccctctttgggaatattttttttaccattcaACTGTTAGGTTATGTGTCCATCAGTCGCCGCGAAATAGCTAGtagttttatacttttttatataaaaaatttatactatttatactatatactaataaTGCTTTAAGAAATAATTCTCGCCGtccattaaaaatactaaatatttttttattccagcAAGCAACTTCAGCAAATCGCTAACAGAGCTAGAAACTCTACAGAGCACGATAGCAAGCGGCGTCCAAAACAACAAAGAGTTACTGCAAGGCGTCCAGGAAGTTTTTGCTCACAACATCGACAGCCTCCAGAAGGAGATCAAGAAGCTGGACGACAGAATTGGCAAGTTGGTAACCGCGTGATAACCTTTTTTCActggtattattttaattatgttgaaAGAATTAATGgttcaataatttataccgCTCCCACCCAGCAATATTATGTTCATTGAAAATTGAGCTTTAAAGTTTCTTCtgtagacatattttacattggcAACTTATTTGCTTGCGGACAGTTGGCGTCTTGttcattcatataaattttcgaTAAATGTCATATTGCTGGGTGAAAGTGTGCTAAGCttgttaaaagtaaaaatgtaaaacttgTATGATAGTTTGTGCTCGGATGTTAatgtaatgccggctccacactatcgcggaacAGTTCGGGCGGAtttggcatacattgctggtttttcattgcggtaaataaaagtactcatTACATTGCAAACTACGTTCATGCATCGCGTCGACGTCTATCAGGGTTCGATGAAAGCGCGTAGCCGGCATCATATCTGTATCGAACGAGCATTAGgtatacagggtgatttcttatacattggcattattttgtcTACGTGCTCAGTccatggtactgaacaacttttcgtatggaagcaaccttgaaatcgcgaaaaagaAATCGGTTGATCCATACCTACATTTTCCACTAGAATAAGCagatttttttcgcgatttcggacttactcccatactaaaagttgttcagaaacATGGAGTGAGCATGTAGACccaatattgccaatgtataaaaagtcattaGCCAGACCAGTGTAGTCTAGACatgtaataatgaaataaattaaatgctaCTCTAGCTGCAGACTTAAATGTAACTACAGTCAAAAAGTGTGATTCTTCAAATCTTCATAgcagtacagtcaacagcacatcaacctacccgaTATTcatcgccgctattaccgcgccatagaggtcatacagggtaacttgacgtgctgttgattgtacatattataatattatcaaaaagcAATAGCGCCTTGTCTTTGACGCTTTTTAAATACTTCATTCAATTAAACTAAAGCTCCGAAAATACCATAATTATCGCATTTTGACATTCATAAGACAATTATTCCACTAACTCaattaaaattgaactaaaaactgtataaataaaattcgaatgtgtgatatttttgtaagacACACTTAAATGATTTAACTTGCAGCTACACAGCTATGATCGCGTCTTCAAGACTGATTATGATGTGAAACAATGACTTTTGAggaattatttctaaaaaaagcTTGAATTTAGATTATGGCTAAATTTCTTTTCTGGCTTTGTTCaacaacttatttatattatcaacgATTTTAATGTATTCTTGTGCACACACTAGTTAGTCTCAATATActttgtaaagtttttttgaGATGGTTAGGGAGAttgcttatttattacaaataaagcTATAATTATTACTCAAgcagttttattacaataatacccaatttgtaatgtaatgttttttttatctatgtctGGATttcgtatgtatattttaatatata contains:
- the DCTN2-p50 gene encoding dynactin subunit 2, translating into MADPKYENLPGIAYDQPDVYETGDLPEADQSDTFEEEENECIEQLHLSVKDSFNKFKGKFLTGNVDFSDRLSRKIRIGYRSGEWELAAEGEPETTLERYNRLRCEFSELLEQVAEQQNKATEDEKEEFVKLAAQINTTKRLLEELKLEEGELIDPKAEKLKDILAAKAQKKGEAVVTTRLKLKPEVNLAQTTRIAQLEHRLHKLEQAAGVKDEDAFRRLQAATGQATLCGAARTLAAQTSLLRASEVSAAEARVTALLANVDALKAAVRPNNPDLDAKVNELYKFMKEIDGFSHTELLERMETLEALHHQASNFSKSLTELETLQSTIASGVQNNKELLQGVQEVFAHNIDSLQKEIKKLDDRIGKLVTA